The following are from one region of the Pseudazoarcus pumilus genome:
- a CDS encoding TRIC cation channel family protein: protein MASLRAVLGVCVVQAGVVLAGGLVACAALAQEQGTEREIDAAGRHLQVLQGGWYLWDPYQFTKTHDGSTVLTGVDIELMRAVAREAGFAVQQPYLAWAEHHERLRDGRADIASGATWTAQRAEYVHYSRPYRQETNVFYLRRGEAGLHPHDDIAQMLDGFRRSGLRLGVVDGFAYADEAVNGYISDPANAALIVTAENDYQNLRNLLEKRVDAVIADRLVATTSAWRGGWREQVEEHPLRFSTDIHFIFSKQSVSPEVVQRFDEAIVRLEERGEMRRIISAFLSPILLAQTLDTDWFRVLDIVGTVAFALSGLLIAFRERYSLLGALVLAALPAVGGGAMRDLVVGREPLAVLGTPLYLGLVGATVVVGFVLIRILRLVRRRGRLGEALEAFGRNRVLRNLYELSDAVGIAAFTVTGVAVAVSERTEPLWMWGPLLAMITAAGGGMLRDLVRQSGNIASLKGEFYAEVPLIWGFLLSAYLAWQTPHLDPENLFLAVVATMIGAFVTRVAAVLARFRAPSFA from the coding sequence TTGGCGTCGCTGCGCGCTGTCCTCGGCGTGTGCGTCGTACAGGCCGGGGTGGTGCTCGCCGGCGGTCTTGTCGCGTGCGCGGCGCTGGCCCAGGAGCAGGGCACCGAACGCGAGATCGATGCGGCGGGCCGTCATCTGCAGGTCCTGCAGGGGGGCTGGTATCTGTGGGATCCCTACCAGTTCACCAAGACGCACGACGGCTCGACCGTGCTCACCGGGGTGGATATCGAACTGATGCGTGCGGTTGCGCGCGAGGCCGGCTTCGCGGTGCAGCAGCCCTATCTGGCTTGGGCCGAACATCATGAGCGCCTGCGCGACGGACGGGCCGATATCGCATCGGGCGCGACCTGGACTGCGCAACGCGCCGAGTATGTTCATTACTCTCGCCCGTACCGGCAGGAGACCAACGTCTTCTATCTGCGCCGGGGTGAGGCCGGGCTGCATCCGCATGACGACATCGCGCAGATGCTCGACGGGTTCCGCCGCTCCGGGTTGCGGCTGGGCGTGGTGGACGGGTTCGCGTATGCCGATGAGGCGGTCAACGGCTATATCTCGGATCCTGCCAACGCCGCGCTGATCGTCACCGCCGAGAACGATTACCAGAACCTGCGCAACCTGCTGGAAAAGCGAGTCGACGCGGTGATCGCCGACCGTCTGGTGGCGACTACCTCGGCCTGGCGCGGGGGTTGGCGAGAGCAGGTCGAGGAGCATCCGCTGCGCTTCTCGACCGACATCCATTTCATCTTCAGCAAGCAAAGCGTCTCGCCCGAGGTCGTGCAGCGCTTCGACGAGGCCATCGTGCGGCTCGAGGAGCGCGGCGAGATGCGGCGCATCATCAGCGCCTTCCTCTCGCCCATCCTGCTGGCGCAGACGCTCGACACCGACTGGTTTCGCGTACTCGATATCGTCGGCACCGTGGCGTTCGCCCTGTCCGGGCTGCTGATCGCCTTTCGGGAGCGCTACAGCCTGCTCGGGGCGCTGGTGCTCGCCGCCCTGCCGGCGGTCGGCGGCGGTGCGATGCGCGATCTGGTGGTCGGCCGCGAGCCGCTCGCGGTGCTCGGCACGCCGTTGTATCTCGGGCTGGTGGGCGCGACGGTGGTTGTCGGCTTCGTGCTCATCCGTATCCTGCGTCTGGTGCGGCGACGCGGGCGCCTTGGTGAGGCGCTCGAGGCCTTCGGCCGCAATCGCGTGTTGCGCAATCTCTACGAGCTGTCCGATGCGGTCGGGATCGCCGCCTTCACGGTGACCGGTGTGGCGGTGGCCGTTTCCGAGCGCACCGAGCCGCTGTGGATGTGGGGGCCGTTGCTGGCGATGATCACCGCGGCCGGTGGCGGCATGCTGCGCGACCTCGTGCGCCAGTCGGGCAACATCGCGAGCCTCAAGGGCGAATTTTATGCCGAAGTACCGCTGATCTGGGGCTTTCTGCTGTCCGCCTATCTGGCGTGGCAGACGCCGCACCTGGATCCCGAGAATCTGTTCCTGGCGGTGGTCGCGACGATGATCGGCGCCTTCGTGACCCGCGTGGCGGCGGTCCTCGCACGCTTTCGCGCGCCGTCGTTCGCCTGA